One genomic window of Malaciobacter molluscorum LMG 25693 includes the following:
- the tsaD gene encoding tRNA (adenosine(37)-N6)-threonylcarbamoyltransferase complex transferase subunit TsaD: MILSIESSCDDSSIAITDIKTKKLIYHKKISQEIQHSCYGGVVPELAARLHIEALPKILEETKEYFSKLKAVAVTNAPGLSVTLMEGVTMAKALALSLNLPLIAVNHLKGHIYSLFIEKNEVLPCTILLVSGGHTQIIEASSFADMKIIATTLDDSFGESFDKVSKMMNLGYPGGPIVQEYALKGDENRFDFPVPLRQSPNIEFSYSGLKNAVRLEIEKIGELNEQNKADICASFQKTAVAHIMQKIKKYFKKNIPTNFAIVGGASANIYLRTQIEDLCSKHKTKLHLSQLKYCSDNAAMIGRVALEQYKINDFTKIEDIDIQTRIKVFK, translated from the coding sequence TTGATATTAAGTATAGAATCTTCTTGTGATGATAGTTCTATTGCAATTACAGATATAAAAACAAAAAAATTAATTTATCATAAAAAAATTTCTCAAGAAATACAACATAGTTGTTATGGTGGAGTTGTACCAGAGCTTGCTGCAAGACTTCATATTGAGGCATTACCTAAAATATTAGAAGAGACAAAAGAGTATTTTTCTAAATTAAAAGCAGTTGCAGTTACAAATGCTCCTGGATTATCTGTTACATTAATGGAAGGTGTAACAATGGCAAAAGCATTAGCTTTGTCTTTAAATTTGCCATTAATTGCAGTTAATCATCTAAAAGGGCATATTTATTCACTATTTATTGAAAAAAATGAGGTATTACCTTGTACTATCTTATTAGTTTCAGGTGGTCATACTCAAATTATTGAGGCCTCATCTTTTGCAGATATGAAAATAATTGCAACTACTTTAGATGATAGTTTTGGCGAAAGTTTTGATAAAGTATCAAAAATGATGAATTTAGGATACCCTGGAGGACCAATTGTTCAAGAGTATGCATTAAAAGGTGATGAAAATAGATTTGATTTTCCTGTTCCTTTAAGACAAAGCCCTAATATTGAATTTAGTTATTCTGGATTAAAAAATGCTGTTAGACTTGAAATAGAAAAAATTGGTGAATTAAATGAACAAAATAAAGCTGATATTTGTGCATCTTTTCAAAAAACAGCGGTAGCCCATATTATGCAAAAGATTAAAAAATATTTTAAAAAAAATATTCCTACAAATTTTGCAATTGTTGGAGGAGCTAGTGCAAATATTTATCTTAGAACTCAAATAGAAGATCTTTGTAGTAAACATAAAACAAAACTTCATTTAAGTCAATTAAAATATTGTTCTGATAATGCAGCAATGATTGGAAGAGTTGCCTTAGAACAGTATAAAATAAATGATTTTACAAAAATTGAAGATATTGATATCCAAACAAGAATAAAGGTATTTAAATAA
- a CDS encoding Lcl C-terminal domain-containing protein, whose translation MKLLFFLFVSTFLYANSFERVNDLDIVVDKTNKLIWQDDIRVIKVRKTHQNAQEYCEKLKIGKFSNWRLPTIEEFKSIVDKKNQKNFINRKFKFNIPNGYWASKAHWRTLWYYADYMHFISGTAYYDSRHKNKYIRCVKDLK comes from the coding sequence ATGAAACTACTGTTTTTCCTATTTGTTTCTACATTTTTGTATGCAAATAGTTTTGAAAGAGTCAATGATCTTGATATTGTTGTAGATAAAACTAATAAACTTATTTGGCAAGATGATATACGTGTTATAAAGGTACGTAAAACTCATCAAAATGCTCAAGAGTATTGTGAAAAATTAAAAATAGGTAAATTCTCAAATTGGAGATTACCAACAATTGAAGAGTTTAAATCAATTGTTGATAAAAAAAATCAAAAAAATTTTATAAATAGAAAGTTTAAATTTAATATCCCAAATGGGTATTGGGCAAGTAAAGCACATTGGCGGACATTATGGTATTATGCAGATTATATGCATTTTATAAGTGGAACTGCATATTATGATAGTAGACATAAAAATAAATATATTAGATGTGTAAAAGATTTAAAATAA
- a CDS encoding phosphatidate cytidylyltransferase translates to MSNLISSSSTRIKTAIALVLVLLIIGYIDSYFVTWLFLGSLLIIAIKESTKLFHIQSTQLFVYSTILWAVAYFYQDPEDLVFILGMIYAAILAYTQNLNKKIFLPLLYPTASFLFLLALYKDFGMQSLLWLLVVVALTDTAAYFVGKGIGKTKFCKTSPNKTLEGVIGGILFGSLIGSIFALNDLTFIQSLLISFISSVASVFGDLFESYLKREAKVKDSGSFLPGHGGILDRTDGYLFASIIMLIGLRVIA, encoded by the coding sequence ATGTCAAATTTAATTTCATCAAGTTCAACAAGAATAAAAACTGCAATAGCATTAGTTTTGGTCTTACTTATAATTGGATATATTGATTCATACTTTGTAACATGGTTATTTTTGGGTTCTCTTTTAATTATAGCAATAAAAGAATCAACTAAACTATTCCATATTCAAAGTACGCAACTTTTTGTTTATTCAACAATTTTATGGGCTGTAGCATATTTTTATCAAGATCCTGAAGATTTAGTTTTTATATTAGGTATGATTTATGCAGCTATATTAGCATATACTCAAAATTTAAATAAGAAAATTTTCTTACCGTTATTATATCCAACTGCTTCATTTTTGTTTCTTTTAGCTTTATATAAAGACTTTGGAATGCAAAGCTTACTTTGGTTGCTTGTTGTAGTTGCTTTAACAGATACAGCTGCATATTTTGTTGGTAAAGGAATAGGAAAAACTAAATTTTGTAAAACAAGTCCAAATAAAACTTTAGAAGGTGTAATTGGAGGAATTCTTTTTGGTTCTTTAATTGGATCTATTTTTGCACTAAATGATTTAACTTTTATTCAATCTCTTTTAATCTCTTTTATATCTTCCGTAGCATCGGTATTTGGTGATTTATTTGAAAGTTATTTAAAAAGAGAAGCAAAAGTTAAAGATAGTGGAAGTTTTTTACCAGGACATGGTGGGATTTTGGATAGAACAGATGGGTATTTATTTGCCTCAATAATTATGTTAATTGGTTTAAGAGTAATAGCTTGA
- the dxr gene encoding 1-deoxy-D-xylulose-5-phosphate reductoisomerase, translating to MIVLGSTGSIGVNTLNIARKFNLEVEVLVAGKNIKLLNEQIKEFNPKKVVIASSEDISNVNHNDVKAGETAILETIEESNSNIVVNALVGFLGLRPTLKAITCKKRVALANKESLVVAGKFIDQSNLVAIDSEHFGLWYLIQDKKIESLTITASGGSFRDYPLVKLKDVSVKEALNHPNWSMGNKITIDSATMTNKMFELLEAKWLFDTTNIDAIIETKSLIHAMVNFKDGSTTAHIANASMQLPISYALLGRVDENILQHIDLVKIGSLEFKQIEQERYPIWKLRKEILKNPDLGVVLNAANEVAVSKFLNNEIGFLDISKISIDAINKFNNPTINNIDDIFELDKEIRNYCGD from the coding sequence TTGATAGTTTTAGGTAGTACAGGATCAATTGGAGTAAATACTCTAAATATTGCAAGAAAATTTAATCTTGAAGTTGAGGTTTTAGTCGCAGGTAAAAATATTAAACTTTTAAATGAACAAATAAAAGAATTTAATCCTAAAAAAGTAGTAATAGCAAGCAGTGAAGATATTTCTAATGTAAACCATAATGATGTTAAAGCTGGAGAAACTGCAATATTAGAAACAATTGAAGAATCAAACTCTAATATTGTAGTAAATGCATTAGTTGGATTTTTAGGATTAAGACCAACATTAAAAGCAATTACATGTAAGAAAAGAGTTGCTTTAGCAAATAAAGAGTCTTTGGTTGTAGCAGGTAAATTTATAGACCAATCAAATTTAGTTGCAATTGATAGTGAACACTTTGGACTTTGGTATTTAATTCAAGATAAAAAAATTGAATCTTTGACTATTACTGCTAGTGGTGGTTCTTTTAGAGATTACCCTTTAGTAAAACTAAAAGATGTATCTGTAAAAGAAGCATTAAATCATCCAAATTGGTCAATGGGAAATAAAATTACAATTGATAGTGCAACAATGACTAATAAAATGTTTGAGTTATTAGAAGCAAAATGGTTATTTGATACAACAAATATAGATGCAATAATAGAGACAAAATCTTTAATTCACGCAATGGTTAATTTTAAAGATGGAAGTACTACTGCACATATTGCAAATGCTTCAATGCAACTTCCAATCTCTTATGCTTTATTAGGAAGAGTTGATGAAAATATTTTACAACACATTGATTTAGTAAAAATAGGTTCTTTAGAGTTTAAACAGATTGAACAAGAAAGATATCCAATTTGGAAATTAAGAAAAGAGATATTAAAAAATCCAGATTTGGGTGTGGTTTTGAATGCTGCAAATGAAGTTGCAGTATCAAAATTTTTAAATAATGAGATAGGATTTTTAGATATATCAAAAATCTCAATTGATGCAATAAATAAATTTAATAATCCAACTATTAATAATATTGATGATATTTTTGAACTAGACAAAGAAATTAGGAATTATTGTGGAGATTGA
- a CDS encoding SUI1 family translation initiation factor produces MFEMGAKLEDGIFDTKKEDKNKKKSNHIEAKNNHQLVFTFEKRRGKPVTLVGRFYLSDNDKKDILKLLKKKLACGGSLKEELIEIQGDVKDKIKVILEKEGWKFK; encoded by the coding sequence ATGTTTGAAATGGGTGCAAAACTTGAAGATGGTATTTTTGATACTAAAAAAGAAGATAAAAATAAAAAGAAATCAAATCATATTGAAGCAAAAAATAATCATCAGTTAGTATTCACTTTTGAGAAAAGAAGAGGTAAACCTGTAACTTTAGTAGGAAGATTTTATTTATCAGATAATGATAAAAAAGATATTTTAAAACTATTAAAGAAAAAATTAGCATGTGGTGGAAGTTTAAAAGAAGAATTGATTGAAATTCAAGGTGATGTAAAAGATAAAATAAAAGTAATTTTAGAAAAAGAAGGATGGAAGTTTAAATAA
- a CDS encoding RBBP9/YdeN family alpha/beta hydrolase, which translates to MNKRVLILHGLNGSDYPHWQAHLAADLIKENYIVSFPAFPSRDNPNFIEWKKTLKKEIEHFNPQIVVCHSLANILWFHVCDELNIQLDKLMLVAPVRKDCNVEEIKEFFPYKAPKNLKSKEVIMAASTNDPYMSIEEAVELQQELNIGMKIMENAGHINADSGFGKLDCALDWIKREEECKGENN; encoded by the coding sequence ATGAATAAAAGAGTTTTGATATTACATGGATTAAATGGAAGTGATTATCCTCATTGGCAAGCACATTTAGCTGCTGATTTAATTAAAGAAAACTATATTGTATCATTTCCAGCTTTTCCATCAAGAGATAATCCAAACTTTATAGAGTGGAAAAAGACTTTAAAAAAAGAGATAGAACACTTTAATCCCCAAATAGTTGTTTGTCATTCATTAGCTAATATTTTGTGGTTTCATGTATGTGATGAATTAAATATTCAACTTGATAAATTAATGTTAGTAGCACCAGTTAGAAAAGATTGTAATGTTGAAGAGATAAAAGAATTTTTTCCATATAAAGCACCAAAAAATTTAAAATCAAAAGAAGTGATTATGGCTGCATCAACAAATGATCCTTATATGAGTATAGAAGAAGCAGTAGAATTACAACAAGAATTAAATATTGGAATGAAAATAATGGAAAATGCAGGGCATATAAATGCAGATTCTGGTTTTGGTAAATTAGATTGTGCATTGGATTGGATAAAAAGAGAAGAAGAGTGTAAGGGAGAAAATAATTGA
- a CDS encoding complement resistance protein TraT, with product MKNYIKIGLLTLSSLFIMSVFTGCGALTTAIEKRNLDVQTKMSDSIFLEPVELEKQIVYVRVRNTTDKNINIEDDIKQAFKNKGFKVTLHPSKAEFMVQANLLQIGKSDKKSATRALESGFGGALLGAGAVALGGSRSTSSYAAGGIIGGLIGTVTDALVKDVYYTMVTDVEIRQRASADEIIYQNSNGSSKQGMSSNLNQNIEKKHAKWKIYRTRIVSTANKMNLEFEEAKPKLIEGLTRSISGVL from the coding sequence TTGAAAAATTACATTAAAATAGGATTATTGACATTAAGTTCTCTTTTTATAATGTCTGTATTTACAGGTTGTGGTGCATTAACAACTGCAATAGAAAAAAGAAATCTTGATGTCCAAACAAAAATGAGTGATTCTATATTTTTAGAACCCGTGGAGCTAGAAAAACAAATTGTATATGTTAGAGTAAGAAATACTACAGATAAAAATATTAATATTGAAGATGATATTAAACAAGCCTTTAAAAATAAAGGTTTTAAAGTTACTTTACATCCATCTAAAGCAGAGTTTATGGTGCAAGCAAACTTATTACAAATAGGAAAATCTGATAAAAAAAGTGCAACAAGAGCATTAGAATCAGGATTTGGTGGAGCTCTTTTAGGAGCTGGAGCTGTTGCCTTAGGTGGTTCTAGAAGTACAAGTTCTTATGCAGCAGGTGGTATTATTGGTGGTTTAATTGGTACAGTAACTGATGCATTAGTTAAAGATGTTTATTATACAATGGTTACAGATGTTGAAATTAGACAAAGAGCTTCAGCAGATGAAATTATCTATCAAAATAGTAATGGTAGTTCAAAACAAGGCATGTCATCAAATTTAAATCAAAATATAGAAAAAAAACATGCAAAATGGAAAATTTATAGAACAAGAATTGTAAGTACTGCAAATAAAATGAATTTAGAATTTGAAGAAGCTAAACCTAAATTAATTGAAGGTTTAACAAGATCTATCTCGGGAGTATTATAA